TCTCCTGACTTCTTTTCCGGGGATTTTCCCCTCTTTTCGATGTTATTAATGTGGTGCTGGATTTTATGAGTTCCTGTTGGTGGATCTGCACGCTGAGATGAGTAGGATTCATTTCCGGTTCTATATTTCCGTAGTTTACTTTGTAGTTCGTCTCATCGGATTAGGGCTTAGTTTTTTCTTAATGTAAGGTTTAGGGATTTGTTATGCTCTGTAAGTAATTGGTGATGTTACACGCTTCGGAACAATAAATTAGGTCGTTTGCGAGATCGGAAACGATTGGATGCCAGGAAACATGACACTTGGACTATGCGCGTGTTGCTTCTATCCAGGAGGTGGAGATTTTTCACTTGGACTATTCAAATCTGGGACACTTAATTATTGCTAAAATGGAGGGACAGCCTTTTTCATGAATCCTCTGTAAATGCTTCCAGcattttgatgaataatgtagcctGAGAAGTTTATGAAAGGCGTGATGATTTGCATATAGTAATGGTTAGGTTAAGACTTGAGAATAGCAAGAAACGAAGACTTGGATATCTTAAATTATCTTCAAAGATGTTCTATTTcttcaaaaattattattaacATCTGTATCGTGATCCCATTTGCTGCATTTATTACTTCTCTTTGGTCGGTAATGCCTGAATTATCCAGGACAAATCTGAAGCACCAAGTCTATTGTGTTGGCTTGTTTCAAAAACACTTAGCTGACTGATTTGTGGCAACCTTCCTATATACAAAATAGTTCAATTAATTATTGCATCAGTCATATAATTTCATGTCACAGCATTGGTGGTGTAGATTATATAACTTCTGCCGATGGTTATCTATGCGAAGCCAGCATTACTAACAGGTTAGGGACTACTCTCATCTAACACAAAACTGTTTGAGGATCACAATGAATAAAGGTACAAGGTTTAGATTGCCCATTGAGATAAATTTCAATTATCATCGGTCTCACTGCACATTTGTTTTATGAAATAGTACATACTGTATTTTCTTGTTTCGTTCTAATGatcttttattccttctattggaTTTCTTGCCTTCTGTTTCTTATTTGGCATTTGGTGAAACACCAGACTTAGATGCCAAATGCATGATCACCTTGTTGGTTCTAGTCCATGAAGGCTGCAAATAGAGTGCATGTTAGTGCTTAATTATCAAGGTTAAAAACCTTGTGGTACACGGACTGCAGCTTTTCTTGTAGGCATGTAATGGATTATTTGTTATCGCCTATTTTATTTATCATGCTGAAGTTAAAAGGTGATAAGTTGTAGGATTTCTCTTAATTGTTTAGTTATCATTGCAAAGGACAAAGGGTTTGGAAGATCAAAATTTGATGTAGATGTCAATGAGCTTGTGTTACCTTCTTTAATGCATTGATTGGTTGGCTTATTCTTAATCGTCTTCTTGGCCTGTATATAATTGGGGCTTTACATGCTCCTATCTTTTGTATGCATTCTTTTATAGATTGTATGTGTTTCTTAAAGATTTATGACGTTGTAGTGTCAATATCATTGCTGAATCTATTAGTAACTTTGATTGAACTCAAGATCTGAAAATTTGGTCTACGATCATTGTCGGGGATTATGGCTAGTGATTAGGAACAAATGGAACTGGAGTAAGGATGGGGAGGAAGGCATTGAAACTTGCCATTGGTTGCAATATCCTAAAATTTTCATTTCCATCTCAAGAAATATAAGATAATTACTTAGCTAATTTGGTTCGATTGATTAAgaggatttttcttttttgttttcatgtAAAAATAAGGAAGTGAGAAATGACTACTGTTTATCATTCCTTTTTTTAAACAGGGAAGCATGAATTACAGCTGTGGAAGACATTAATCATATGTACTGGAAACATTTAAAGTCTCTGATGTCAAGTTCCTCTTGGAGTTTTGGCAGCAATACATATGGGTGTATGCATCTGTAGCTAGGATCTGCAAATTGATCATTGTCAAGTAGTTCTTGTCGGGAATCTGGCTTAATAGGTGAAAACagcacatgcattttaacttaatTGCTTCTTTGATTTCATTCTTGCAACTGAATTCTTCGACTTGCAACTGAGGTAATTGCTTATTATGACAACAAACTTAACACGTCAAAGGATACAGGATACTACCATTTTTCTGTACCTTCTTATGGATTCTGGGCTCAAGATTCTTTCATGGAAGCATGAGATATGACACATATATTTAAAGTGTGGTAAATCCTGAGTCTTTTTTGAGATAATATTAATTATAGTGCTTTTGTGGAAATACTGATTGGATAATTTCTACACCTTTTGCATCCACTATTTCCTTCTTTtgtatatttttttcaataaaatcATTTAGTTTTGATTCTGATATAATAAATGTTTTTCCTTTTCTGCAGTGAGAAGGTCTTATGATCTGTTTCATCGAGTACTTTTGTCCTTCCACTAAGGCTGTTGTGGTTGGTATTTTGCAGTCCTGGTGTTTTTAATATGGGTGAGCATTTGTGCTGTGACAATTTGGGGAAAAGAGCCATCAGAAATGCGTTAGCTAGAACTTATCATTTCTCTCTCCTCCTTTCTCCTGTTGTTTCCTTTTGGGATTGCATTTTTCGTAAAATCAGATATTCCTTCAGACCGGAATGGGTGTAGGTTTGTGGTATTAACCTTTCAAGTAGTCTTTATATTTCTGGCAAAGAATAGTtgggaagatttttgaaattttagGTCGAAGCTCTAGAGTGGTTTCAGAAGTCATCTTGTCTGGGTATTAGTCATTTGAATAAATAAGCTGAAATTGACATCTTAGAGGGATAATTAGTCAATGGAGAAAGTAAAATGTGGTCAGGTAAGTCCAGTCttgaagaaaggaaaaaagaagcagGCCAAGGGTGAGTTGGATCGCCTGAAGCAGGCTGAGAAGAAAAAGAGGCGCTTAGAGAAAGCACTTGCAACCTCTGCAGCCATACGTtctgaattggagaagaaaaaaCAGAAGAAGATAGAAGAACAGCAAAGGTTGGATGCAGAAGGTGCTGCAATCGCTGAGTCAGTTGCTCTTCATGTCCTTGTAGGGGAGGACACAGATGAATCCTGTCATTTCATGGTGAAGGATGCTAGTGAACATAGCCCATGGGAGTATTCACATAGTATTGATCATTTAATGGGTTATCAAGGCTTAGCAAAATATTCTTCTGGCAATGGACTGGGGTGGGCAACCGAAGCACATGTCCCTGCATGGAAGTGTAACAATTGGGGGATCGGACTGCCATTGCCATCTCAATTTcacctgaaagattttcgctcatCAGCTTATGATGAAGCTGGTCGAGGAGCAGATATCTCTGCAGGATTAGAGGCTGCACAGGCTGTTGCATCACTGCAGATTGCAGAAGATTCACATGGTGCTCGATTTGATGGTCAGGGAGCGGCAACTGTTGTTATTAATAAACTGCTGGGAGGCAGCAATACTGGTGACAAATTCAACATTTACAGGAAGATATAACATAATTCTGATAAGCTTGTAAATAGCTATAACAAATTTCCCCTCGCTCTAGTGAGACTGCATATTTCTGTTGAGTTTTGTTCTATATCTTGCAAAATGTTTGTAttgtgataatgtgtttgaaagaGGCTCTCATTTTTATGCAGTTTGGTAATAACTATATGTATATTGTTACTtgttcatgatggtattgttgatCTTGTCCATATGGTGAAAATGATATCATGTATTTGGAATTTTGGGAAATATGCATAACTGGAAGATTGAACGGTAcatatgttatatttttcttttttccaacTCTGTAATCGTTCATTTCATATTAATGATAACCTTTCTTTCTTGATTGctatagttttcttttttttccactCTATAATAGTTTTATAGAAGTTCATGATGTATTCCTTATATATTGTAATGTACGGAGTGTATTCATTATATATTCCAATGTTCGGAATGTATCATTTGAATGTATGACTTAAATGTATGATTGAGAAAAAAATCTTTCTCAAAACTTGTATAATTGTTGATATCATCCAGAGTCTTCTTATTTCAAGCAAgacttcttttttcttattataacaTTTTTTTACTTTCGATTTCTGCTTTCAGCTTTTTGGTTCTATGCGTTGCTTCGAAGACGAGGATGCATGACTTCTTCTCGTCCCCTTCTCGTTAATCGTCGAACTTACTAATACTATGATCGACCTTTTAACGATAGTCCATTGTCTTTCATCATCCTCTTGATTGCATCATTAGTACTCATGATCGAGAGGActcaaaagaggaaggaagagatcGTCTTTTTGTGCACTTCTCAAGTAAGTATCTTCTAATAGATCAAATCTTCACCATCTATGCGTTGAAATCAGATCATTAGTTAGTTTTAGATTTTCCTTATTGGATCACATAGTATGTCTCTCTCCTCTATATTTGATAATATGTCTCTCTCCTCTGTATCTGATGCTCTAATTATTATTTCGTCATAATACAATAGTTAATTTTAACTTACAAGGCTTATGCCTATCAATACAATAATTCTAATTCCCTTCAAGCTCTCTAAAGACGACAATTATGCATCATGCACAATTCACCAATATTCTTTTTGGATATGATGTATTAAACTACAATAACGACTCTATAAATTTAGCTTCATCTCCCAATCCACTCCTATAATATACTATAATAAAATTAGTGCTACTTACTTATGTGCTAACCCGGTGTTTCACTCATGTATGAAACACATTGTCACTTACTTCTACTCACTTCTACTTTAttagagatcaagttgtcagatgtCAAGTACGTGTTTTTTAATCTATACTTCTAACTATCCAACAGATTCCCTCACGAAGCTTCTCATTCGTAGGATATTTCAGTTGTATTGAATTAAGGTTTATATTTTGTATGAAAGTTAAATTTAACAGGGGTACGATAGATAAATATGGAATAATAATTTTACATTCAATATATACTCTAATCCTCGATCAATATATAATTtaagaattaattatatatttaaatatatcatTTGAAAGCCTGATTTGAGTAAAAAAAATCTTTCCCTTAAAATCTATATAAATAATAACATCTCTTTcgtatcaaaatttttaattcttcataGTTCACTTCACTTCGATGATAACCTCTGAAATTGCATTTGCGAATACTTTTTCATCCCTAATCAATTTCCAGGGAAATATAATCATGCAAATTAGCTCTCTACAAGTGCTGTGGGACAGATGGTTGCTTGCTAAATGCCTTCTCCATCCTCCAAGGAAAACAAGCAGCAGCAAACGTTAAAGCTGTGAATTCGACAGACATCGTTGTAGGGAGTTCAGTAGCTACTAAGCATGCCTTGAGATCATATCACCTTCCTTGAGCCTGAGACAGCCATTCCAAAGTGGTGCTAAAAAGAGTTCCAAAACTATCTTTGGACATCGACAGAAGATATAATTCAAGGTTGTTTGACAGACCATTTGATGAACACTAAGGTGGTGCCCTCTTTGTTGAGATGGATTGAATCCTTTTGGCTGGGAGAAAAACTTGGGTGGTCTAAAGATCATGGACACCTAAACCTTAGTAGATTTTGGTAGGGGTCACAGCATCCTTTCATTGGCAATGAACTCAATTTTAGCAAGCACATCTTTAGGGCCTTGGTGaacaatattattaaaaaaatagaaagataaaacataaaaaaaggaaatgagatCACCTTTTCTCTTACCCTCAGAAGAACTTAGAACCTCACCATTTATAATGAAAGCAGAAGGAGATGATGGAAATGGTTCAATTTGAATCCAGTATAGTATGATCCAAGTGCATGTCCCCTCTCCTTTACATAGGCCATTGCTGTAGGCCTCCCTCCACAAGGGTGATGATGATATCTTTGACCTGAAATGAATACCAAATCACACCTTGGCTTAACATTATCCATATTTTCATCATTCTTAAAATAAATTTACttggtttttttctttctttcttttgggaCAGACAATAACATAAATCCAATATTAGTCACAGTTAATTGTCACAGTTTACcataaaaaggaaacaaaagatgTCAACATTTTCCACAATTTAATAGCATTTGGGCATgtttttattatgattattatgattatttatttttaaattttggaaaaaaaatctttaagtttctttcttttgttatgaTAAAAAATAGATTTATTAGAACTCAATGATCAAAGAACACTAAAAATATCACTCTCGAGGATGGCACAGCAGCCTTAGGAGGAGGTAAGAATTTGGGTTGGTTTCAGGGACTTGAAGGTGGAACAGATAACGGGGGCGCAGTACACCCCGTCCCGTTAGAGACAGGAAACAAAGCGATCATACTTAAATAACATGTGGAGCCCACAAAAAGATGACGACATGTTGCGCTTTTTAGCCATAATATGTAGTTTTCTGTTTCGATCGGTTCAGCAAATCCCCGTTCTCGTTGAATAGTAACGCAGAGAGGGCCTTCTGGGTATAAATTGGGGTCACACGTCTCCTCCTCTCTCATATATAGCAGAGAGACCACAAGACggagacctctctctctctcctctctctctcagcCCTTTTCCCTACCATCTCTCTCtcctccccccccctctctctctctctctctctgagaagaagaagaagaaatcgatCACTTTTTCCCCAATACCTTCTCGTACGCCCGCACCGATCCCCGTGCGATCGTCGGAATCGATCCAGGCAACTCCCTCCCCGCCTCCGATCCTTTCTTTAGGCACCTAGATTAGGGTTTTGACATCGATTTCAAGTACTCGTACGATTCGTGGTAACCCTAAGCTCATTTTCTGTGATATCCGCGCTCATTGGAATTTATATATTTGGTAGCTCGGATTCTCTCCTGATGGATTATTCTTCCCTGTTTCTGATCTGATCGTCGAGATCTTTGGATTACGGTGTTTTGGTTGTTGCCTCTTGTTGTTTGATGTTAGTTGTGGTGATGTTTTGGTGCTAAACCTCCCTCTCTGTTGGCTGACGATGATTTCCTTTCGTCAATTTTGGACAGGGAGCTGTACAGAACCTAATACACGTTTCCAGGATATTTTAGCGCTCTGACAATCTGTTTTTTCATTCTTTGAGTTGGCGTTGCTGGCTTCTTCTGTAACGGACTTAGCTGACCTGTAGATGTATGGAATCTGGATTAGTTGATGTGTTGTAGGAGGATAAGGTAGTTGGTGGTGTGACATATGATTCAAGGAGCCCAACATTTTTAGTTGATAAGATTCCTTGTACGTTCAATTTCTGGGAATGAGTCTGGAGAATGAAGACCGGTTATTGCTTGAAAGAAAAACTGGATCTCAAAAGTGAGCGCCTTCATCTGAGATCTTTGTTTTCCTGTTGTTATGTGTTGGTATTGTTCTCTGGCTGCTTATATATTTGCGTTCTTGTACGGTGTCTCAGGAAGTCTAAGATATTATATGCAAGAGACGAACTTTTGTCTTTTAGCAACTTGGATATTTGCAAAAAATTGCCCAGAGGAATCGATGCTTCGATTTTGAGGTACTACCTGGTGAAAGCCTATATCAAGTTTTTGTTTAGCTCTCTGTCATTTCACCGGTCTTGTAGAATTTTTTTTTGCTTCACTCCCTGGTATTACTCAATGCAGTGAATTGGATGAAGCATCGGTCATTGAGAGGCAAAGAGGTTTTGGAGGCTTAACTTTCCAGAGCACAAAGCGGAGTGATTATGGATCATCACCGCCGAATAGGTTAGAAGGTGCAAGTAGTTATTTTCGAGGAAGCTCTGGAAGGTGGGATGCACGGTCTTCTGGATCGGACACTAGAGATGGAGACCTCCCATCTAATCATGAAGCATCCATGCAAGGTTTGTATTTGCTTTTTCTGCAAAATGTTCTAGTGTTATTATGTTTTAGGATAATAAATTTATGTTTTGACAGTTGCAATGGTTTACTATTCCGCATTGTCATTATTTTAATAGATTGCTTGTTCTAAGCTTAAGAAATGTTTTCATTCGCCAACATTAAATGTAGCTCCTACAAAAGATAAAATGAGGTTCCCATATTAGAAGGTAATATCCGTTGTCATTGTCTGCTGGTATATTGCTTGTTCTAAACTTAAGAAATGTTTTCATTAGCTAACATTAAATGTAGCTCTTGCAAAAGATAAAATGAGGTTCCCATTTTAGAAGGTAATATACATGCCTTCTAAAATGTAACCTGTAGAATATCCTAATTGTACAGTGTAAGTCCATCAAGATTAGCGATGCTATGAGAACTGGAGGGATACCCATGAAAACTTGCCTAAAAGAAAGTTTTATTGCTCTTATTGTAGCTAGCAATATTGTACTTCCTGGAGTTTAATAATGGGAGAAGATCCATGTCGCCGACACCAAATTGTTGGGAAATTATGACTACTTATTGTTGCACATGTCTTGGACTTAAGATTGGAATCATGCATCATGTGGTATTCCTTGTAATTGTGGTGCAAGTTTGGGTTTGTTTTTGCATtgcatatttcaaatataaaaatttggAATGTGGTGAGTTTGAGTTCATTTTGGGTTAGGACGAGTTTGATATCAAGTCTGATGTAGGACAAGATCGTGACAAGCATAGATTGTATATGTTTTGTCTGAAAATACACAAAGGAAAAGAGAGAGGGAGGAAAGATAAGAGAACTACTGGGCTCTTTTCTAAAGAGTAACTCTTAGAGATGAAGATTTCACACTTTGACATGTAACGATGGAATcatactacaaaaaaaaaaagattgtggCCTTACATTACTCGCATATAATGTGAGAAATAAAGCTATTCATTCATTTAACTGATAATTACAATATTGTGTAGGACAATAGGTTTGTTACCAAATTTATCCTAGAATAAGTACACGATGAGAAagggaaatatatttttatttaagaatGGAGGAAGAGAAAGATAATTATCGTAAAAGATAATAGGAAAAGAGAATAACTAATAGATTGCCATGTCTCAAATCTGGATGACGAAATTGAATCATTCGAAAAGTGCCTCACACCATTTACACAGTGtgggaaaaaaaaattcaattctcTATCATTCTGTGATGTTCAGTTACAATCCCTTCCCATTTTTGTGGACCCCCAagtacaaaaagaaaaggaatataaaaaagattatatatatatatatatatatatatatatattcaaacaaTCTTCCTTTTTGATAACATATTTGGTTGATAAACTTTCCTTTTCTATGGATTCTTCAAGAAGAAATTTCTTTGCAAGGAAGATATCTTAATGAAATTCATGGCTTATGCCTTACATTTTTCTTTAGAATCTTCAATCTGAGTTTAAGATttgtctttttttccttcttttcttttggcTTCATCTTTTTTCTCTCCCTGCACAATCTTATAACTAATGTAAGATTGTAGTAGGTTTTATCATATCATATAGCTTATGACATATGTATAAGACCTAAACTAATAAAATTATTCAATGGAAAATTAAATCACAATGGCCTAGTATTATATACTGTTGCTGCAAAGGAACTCTTCCTGAggtgaaaaaattgaaattttactgacaataattataaaatatcttGGATAAAATAGATCGTCTAATACTCTAATGTTGCAGTATGAGTTTTGATACCAAATTTGATATGGGATAAGTTTGTAATGAGTAAAGAAAGTAGACATTTTTTTGGTAAAGTGGGATAAAAGAGAGAGGAAGTGAAGAATCATAAATCTTAattgaaaaatagctattagaCTCACTTGGACTTAAGTTTTAACTCCTAGGGATGAAAGTATTGTGCCTCTGGACTTCTCACATGAGGATGATTGAATGATgccattggaaaaaaaaaagtggcCTCATGCCACTGACATATAATGTGGGAAAAAgcattttatttcatttaatcaTTTTGCGACCTTCGGTTACAATTCCTTTCTCCTTTATAGATACACAAAGTATATGATGAAaaggaaaatacaaaaataaggaATAATATGGTAGAAAAACTACATTTTGTGAATCAGAATATGTCAGTCATATCATCTTTATTTCTGTGGGAAGATATCTTTACATATTTGTCTTGGCAAACTATCTTTTTTGTTGATAAAATATTTGATTGATAGGTTTCCTTATTTGTAATTCTTCAATCAAGAAGAAACTACTTTTAAAAGAtgaaatatataatcatatcggagacttatgtatttcatttttatttagAATCTTCAAGCAAACCTAAAATTTCTCCTTCCTTTTTtcatttgatattattttttttatttttcttggacAATCTTCTAAACTAACATATGATTATGGATGATGTTGGCATTTGTcaacttataatattttaaaaaaaccttctaattaatttttttttcaaatgagaaaTAAATAGAAATGATTCCTCAGAATCATTTAAAAAATTCAGTTTTACCATTTGCTTTGGGTAAACAAATGCCAAGATGCAAAATTTCTTGCTTCTGAAGTCGTGCGATCCTGGAGCAATCTCATGATGTCAGTGGAGCTTTAATGGCAGAATTTCACTGCCCATTAGTGTGTCGTGATGCTTGTGTTGACTGGCAAACATGTTTTGTGTTCTAATGAATCATGGTCTGTTTCTGTAATTGACATCTTTACCATATAGGTGTTTAGAACTGAGGTAGTTCTGTTACTTAAATGATGTATCTTTAAATTACAGATTCTGGTAGGCGTTACGGACAGCAACAGCAATCTCGACATTTATCTCAAAATCTTGAGCATGATGGACTTCTGGGAAGTGGTGCATTTCCAAGACCTTCAGGTTATGCTGGATCCTCGGGACAAAAAGCTAGAGCAACCAGCCAGTTTCAGCTTAATAGGACTTCTGAACCTTATCAGCCCCCACGACCTTATAAGGTTTGGCTTTTGAGActataaatacaaactagattccatcaaaaaatttatttttcatatttttttactTTGATTTCAACTTTAGTATCTTTGACCTCATCCTGTTGAGTTCTGATCCTCTATTTAAACATCCACAGAGATCTTGTTTTGATAGAGGTCAGATCTTATAAATATctatagagaaattttttttatgaaaatgcCATCTTTAACTTCAGGCTTTACCCTTTCAACGGAAGGATGATAAAGATTCATGTAATGATGAAACATTTGGTTCGACTAATTATTCAAGCGAGGACAGAGCGGAAGAAGAACGGAGAAGAAGAGGTATTTTGTTATAATGATGGAACATTGGTCTATTGTGACTCATTACAGCtccaatattattttcttttcttttctggttTACTTTTCTTCATTATATTGCCAATGCAGCATCCTTCGAGTTGATGAGAAAGGAACAACAGAAAGCACTGCAAGAGAAGCCAAAACAGATTCCTGATAATCACAAAGAAAATCTTGATGCTGATATTATTGCATTACTTCAGAACTCGGTTGATAGGAACAGTAAAATGAGTAAAACTGACATGCCGGATGATTCTTCACTGCCACAAAACGATTCTTCTAGGGTTTCTTCTACTATGAATGCTCCCCTATCTCGGCCACTTGTACCACCTGGTTTTTCCAGCACAGCATTAGACAAAAACCTTCCTGTTCAGTCTTCAAGCACTCAGTTTGCGTCAGAGGTACCAATATATAACTCTATATTGAGTAATTGCTATTTGCTAATCAGAAAATGTTGTATTTTTTTTTGTAGGAACAGATAATACTGACAAGTAGATGGTTTAGATCTATCTAGCTATCATATTGACTTAGAAACTGTATTTTTGGAATATGTTCCTCTCAACTATTAGATGGTTCTTTGGTATTCTTGTTCATCATATTATCAAAAGTTCAGAACTAGTAATTATTTTGATGTAGTTGCTTGAAAAATATCATAACTAGTAGTTTTGTCGCAGCTAACAATATTAGGGTTTTTCGGATCTTCTAAATAGCTGTATTTCCATGCaggttttttttgtttcttgCTGATGATTCTTCTGAATTATTATTTATGGTTGCCATtatttctgaaaaataaaaaggaccTAAAGAGGAAACTTTCATCATAGTCACAAGAGTTAACATCACTGTTTAAAACCTCAATTTAAAAACTAGCAGTGACGATCTAGTAATTAACATTATGGTTGAACAGTGATAATCCATAAACTCTTATTAACAAGAATTAACATCATTGTCAAATA
The DNA window shown above is from Musa acuminata AAA Group cultivar baxijiao chromosome BXJ2-4, Cavendish_Baxijiao_AAA, whole genome shotgun sequence and carries:
- the LOC135610580 gene encoding uncharacterized protein LOC135610580; the protein is MEKVKCGQVSPVLKKGKKKQAKGELDRLKQAEKKKRRLEKALATSAAIRSELEKKKQKKIEEQQRLDAEGAAIAESVALHVLVGEDTDESCHFMVKDASEHSPWEYSHSIDHLMGYQGLAKYSSGNGLGWATEAHVPAWKCNNWGIGLPLPSQFHLKDFRSSAYDEAGRGADISAGLEAAQAVASLQIAEDSHGARFDGQGAATVVINKLLGGSNTGDKFNIYRKI